A region of Anguilla anguilla isolate fAngAng1 chromosome 18, fAngAng1.pri, whole genome shotgun sequence DNA encodes the following proteins:
- the LOC118218361 gene encoding centrosomal protein of 170 kDa-like isoform X5, producing the protein MSLTSWFLVSSGGTRHRLPREMIFVGRDDCELMLQSRSVDKQHAVINYEAASDQHKVKDLGSLNGTFVNDVRIQEQMYFTLKMDDKLRFGYDTNLFTVVRGELQVPEEALKHEKFTSQLQLSKKQSKVDSPKPAKPPVATPPESKAVEGASEGPSKPADTHKGEDKMAGDLSTVHRGTPLYGQPSWWGDEDADDENSFKQETKSSSKKQENSGAGSMEAQRCENSKDDGLYSLGSEPSYFEIPAKEVQKAESSIHEVPTKDTEGVAVAPATAVALAASAPGHASFTIEFDNTSPGKVTIKDHVAKFTPDPRPRPRKSSLQGGAGLSTLQAAIMASESKVADWLAQNEPPLARRDAAKQGGESVQSDVGVQLRRLKGSKHVDGTQSDSENGAGLRLGRKPALEERLQAGPGRAGQGVARGREGAGPVSRKAFMIEFFDEANPRKRRSYSFSQTAPLLGEGPSPTPPSRRAPGDCAMGGVSADVASALAAVAPTASRLLLKQRSEDPSGSGRAPTSVGQQAAPADLPKSAPRPPVEKEHEDDHSDKGTYTIELEKPSHEEEEARRMIDKVFGVEGNRDSARTGRPEHLQEGAEAKPPGCSATEILPEDLVALGSSSWVSQWASLAANHTRTDPEGSGGEATALVLEKDADVSGSGQSAVCSSGHTERRRRALPQLPGEERPQLGRGPCSIGEKQDTEPQEKDRPPRPGHRGGAGAVATAGTQAKQTPALPSRPPAWEKRGEEEEKKPLVRQGSFTVEKPSAHVPQELIPRIAQGPAPPARQRSDSGGSLDTVALLRDTEAVMAFLEARLRDEGEPTPPGPADRPPPAADAASSQAARDAERKSAPKRRTLSSLHKEKSAATPSSTAREHLERRARPRPSESREPRNPAHPGPRSRRPSLDLTDDDPASSLPHSAFSSDQETGSARSHGRGPLTSSSARVPLSKPESGSALRPRPTRTSLLRRARLGEASDTDLADADRASVASEVSTTSSTSRQPAGRKAPSRIDLLAQPRRTRPGSLSARSDSEATLARGSASTRLSAETALRLGLRSGSAADAKPPARLRANSVTKLPDAKAKPTSSAHSASAAPGRWRRLPPEYASTSEDEFGSNRNAPKPGRLRPGSTLRGARLGGSTPALPGSPGGVALRHHRMRDQEEYIRDWTSHSEEIARISQDLAKDLAILAREIHDVAGEIDSVGSSGTAPSTTVSTAATTPGSAIDTREELVDRVFDESLNFRKIPPIVLTKAPEINGRPAELRLHPPDAREAQTALRRRTWNREEAVLDSLLLTSVSQLSVKIRQSMDKTAGKIRILFKDKDRNWDEIESKLQSESDMPLLKTSNKEISSILLELKRVEKQLQVINVMVDPDGTLEALTSPTLPKHSTSTGPQGPLSRNGTAQAPLTSTPAGETERDPCLRLGRLHPSGEESSASCK; encoded by the exons ATGAGCCTGACGTCCTGGTTCCTGGTGAGCAGCGGGGGCACCCGGCACCGCCTGCCCCGCGAGATGATCTTCGTGGGGAGAGACGACTGCGAGCTCATGCTGCAG TCCAGGAGTGTGGATAAGCAGCATGCCGTCATCAACTATGAGGCAGCCAGCGACCAGCACAAAGTGAAGGACTTGGGGAGCCTTAATGGG acGTTTGTGAACGACGTCAGAATCCAGGAGCAGATGTACTTCACTCTGAAGATGGACGATAAGCTGAGGTTTGGATATG ATACCAACCTGTTCACCGTGGTGCGGGGAGAGCTGCAGGTCCCAGAGGAGGCGCTGAAG CACGAGAAATTCACCAGCCAGCTCCAGCTGAGCAAGAAGCAGTCCAAAGTGGACTCGCCTAAACCAGCCAAGCCACCTGTGGCCACACCCCCTGAGAGCAAGGCTGTGGAGGGGGCCAGCGAGGGGCCGtctaaacctgcagacacccACAAGGGGGAGGACAAGATGGCAG GGGACTTATCAACGGTGCATCGGGGGACGCCTCTGTACGGGCAGCCATCTTGGTGGGGGGATGAAGACGCTGACGATGAGAATTCCttcaaacaggaaacaaaatcaTCCAGCAAGAAGCAAGAGAATAGTGGAGCAG gcagcaTGGAGGCCCAGCGATGTGAGAACTCCAAGGATGACGGGCTCTACAGTCTGGGCTCTGAGCCCAGCTACTTTGAAATCCCCGCCAAAGAGGTGCAGAAGGCAGAGAGCAGCATCCACGAGGTCCCCACCAAGGACACCGAGGGCGTGGCCGTCGCCCCGGCAACTGCCGTAGCGCTGGCCGCCAGCGCTCCCGGCCACGCCTCTTTCACCATCGAGTTTGACAACACCTCCCCCGGGAAGGTCACCATAAAGGACCACGTGGCCAAGTTcacccccgacccccgaccccgccccagGAAGTCGTCcctgcagggcggggcggggctgagcaCGCTGCAGGCCGCCATCATGGCCTCGGAGAGCAAGGTGGCCGACTGGCTGGCCCAGAACGAGCCGCCGCTGGCCCGCCGGGATGCCGCCAAGCAGGGCGGCGAGAGCGTCCAGAGCGACGTGGGGGTGCAGCTGAGGCGGCTCAAAG gcAGTAAGCATGTGGACGGGACGCAGAGCGACTCAGAGAACGGGGCGGGGCTCCGCTTGGGCAGGAAGCCAGCGCTGGAGGAGCGGCTGCAGGCGGGCCCAGgtcgggcggggcagggcgtggccaggggccgggagggggcgggcccTGTCAGCAGGAAGGCCTTCATGATCGAGTTTTTTGACGAGGCCAATCCCCGGAAGAGGAGGTCTTACTCCTTCTCTCAGACGGCGCCTctgttgggggaggggccgagccccacgcccccctcccgccgCGCCCCCGGCGACTGCGCCATGGGCGGGGTCTCCGCAGATGTGGCCTCCGCCCTGGCCGCCGTCGCCCCCACCGCCTCCCGCCTGCTCCTCAAGCAGAGGTCCGAAGACCCCTCCGGGTCGGGACGGGCCCCCACCAGCGTGGGGCAGCAGGCGGCCCCTGCCGACCTGCCCAAatctgccccccgcccccctgtggaGAAGGAGCACGAGGATGACCACAGTGACAAGGGCACCTACACCATCGAGCTGGAGAAGCCCAGccacgaggaggaggaggctcgCCGCATGATCGATAAG GTGTTTGGGGTGGAGGGGAACCGGGACTCTGCCAGAACGGGACGTCCTGAGCACCTGCAGGAAGGAGCAGAGGCTAAACCGCCTGGCTGTAGTGCAACAGAG ATTCTTCCGGAAGACTTGGTTGCCCTGGGCAGCTCTTCCTGGGTCTCCCAGTGGGCCAGTTTAGCTGCCAATCACACAAGGACTGACCCTGAAGGTTCAGGGGGGGAGGCCACGGCCTTGGTCCTAGAGAAAG ACGCTGATGTCAGCGGGTCAGGCCAGTCTGCTGTATGCTCCAGCGGGCATACGGAGCGCAGGAGGAGGGCCCTGCCGCAGCTGCCGGGCGAGGAGAGGCCCCAGCTGGGCCGGGGCCCCTGCAGCATCGGGGAGAAGCAGGACACCGAGCCCCAGGAGAAGGACCGGCCTCCCCGGCCCGGGCACAGGGGGGGCGCCGGCGCCGTGGCGACCGCGGGGACGCAGGCGAAGCAGACCCCCGCGCTGCCGTCCAGGCCCCCCGCCTGGGAGaagcggggggaggaggaggagaagaagcccCTGGTTCGGCAGGGCAGCTTCACGGTGGAGAAGCCCTCCGCCCACGTGCCCCAGGAGCTGATCCCGCGCAtcgcccagggccccgcccccccggcccgccaGCGCAGCGACTCGGGGGGCAGCCTGGACACCGTGGCCCTGCTCCGGGACACCGAGGCCGTCATGGCCTTCCTGGAGGCCCGGCTGCGGGACGAGGGCGAGCCGACCCCCCCAGGGCCCGCggaccgcccccctcccgccgcGGACGCCGCGTCGAGCCAGGCGGCGCGGGACGCCGAGCGCAAGAGCGCCCCCAAGAGGCGCACGCTCAGTAGCCTGCACAAGGAGAAGAGCGCCGCCACGCCCAGCTCCACCGCCCGCGAGCACCTGGAGAGGAgggccaggccccgcccctccgagAGCCGGGAGCCCcgtaaccccgcccaccccggcCCCCGCTCCCGCCGGCCCTCGCTGGACCTGACGGACGACGACCCGGCCTCGTCCCTCCCCCACTCCGCCTTCTCCTCCGACCAGGAGACGGGCTCCGCCCGCTCGCACGGGCGCGGCCCGCTCACTTCCTCCTCCGCCCGCGTCCCGCTCTCCAAACCGGAGTCGGGCTCCGCCCTGcggccccgccccacccgcACCTCCCTCCTGCGGCGGGCGCGGCTGGGCGAGGCCTCGGACACGGACCTGGCGGACGCCGACCGGGCGTCGGTGGCCTCGGAGGTGTCCACCACCAGCTCCACGTCCCGGCAGCCGGCCGGCCGCAAGGCGCCGTCGCGCATCGACCTGCTGGCGCAGCCGCGCCGGACCCGGCCGGGCTCGCTGTCGGCCCGCAGCGACTCGGAGGCCACGCTCGCCCGGGGCTCCGCCTCCACCCGCCTCTCCGCCGAGACCGCCCTGCGCCTGGGGCTCCGCTCCGGCTCCGCCGCCGACGCCAAGCCGCCGGCCCGCCTGCGGGCCAACAGCGTCACCAAGCTGCCCGACGCCAAGGCCAAGCCCACGTCCTCTGCGCACAGCGCCTCCGCAG CCCCTGGCCGATGGCGGCGCCTGCCCCCAGAGTACGCCTCCACGTCCGAGGACGAGTTTGGCTCCAATCGCAACGCCCCAAAACCGGGCCGTCTGCGCCCCGGAAGCACCCTGCGGGGGGCCCGTCTGGGAGGCTccacccctgccctgcccgGCAGCCCTGGGGGCGTGGCGCTCCGACACCATCGCATGAGGGACCAGGAGGAGTACATCCGGGACTGGACCTCCCACAGTGAGGAGATCGCCAG GATCAGTCAGGACCTGGCGAAGGATCTGGCGATTTTGGCGCGCGAGATCCACGACGTGGCGGGCGAGATCGACTCGGTCGGCTCCTCCGGCACCGCGCCCAGCACCACAGTAAGCACCGCTGCGACCACGCCCGGATCCGCCATCGACACCCGCGAAGAG CTGGTGGACCGCGTGTTTGACGAAAGCCTGAACTTCAGGAAGATCCCGCCCATCGTGCTGACCAAAGCCCCCGAGATCAACGGCCGGCCGGCTGagctccgcctccacccccccgacGCCCGCGAAGCCCAGACCGCCTTGCGCCGCCGAACCTGGAACCGGGAGGAG GCTGTGTTGGACAGTTTGCTGCTGACGTCAGTTTCCCAGCTCTCTGTAAAAATCCGCCAATCTATGGACAAAACAGCGGGCAAAATAAG GATATTGTTTAAGGACAAAGACCGGAACTGGGATGAAATCGAAAGCAAGCTCCAGTCCGAGAGTGACATGCCGCTTCTCAAAACATCCAACAAG GAGATCTCCTCCATTCTGCTGGAGCTGAAGAGGGTGGAGAAGCAGCTTCAGG TAATCAACGTCATGGTGGATCCGGACGGCACTCTGGAGGCCCTGACGAGCCCCACCCTGCCCAAACACAGCACCAGCAccggcccccaggggcccctcTCGAGGAATGGCACGGCACAGGCCCCCCTGACCTCCACCCCCGCCGGGGAGACGGAACGGGACCCCTGTCTCAGACTGGGCCGCCTGCACCCGAGCGGAGAGGAGAGCTCTGCCTCTTGCAAGTGA
- the LOC118218361 gene encoding centrosomal protein of 170 kDa-like isoform X3: protein MSLTSWFLVSSGGTRHRLPREMIFVGRDDCELMLQSRSVDKQHAVINYEAASDQHKVKDLGSLNGTFVNDVRIQEQMYFTLKMDDKLRFGYDTNLFTVVRGELQVPEEALKHEKFTSQLQLSKKQSKVDSPKPAKPPVATPPESKAVEGASEGPSKPADTHKGEDKMAGGQDAKGDLSTVHRGTPLYGQPSWWGDEDADDENSFKQETKSSSKKQENSGAGSMEAQRCENSKDDGLYSLGSEPSYFEIPAKEVQKAESSIHEVPTKDTEGVAVAPATAVALAASAPGHASFTIEFDNTSPGKVTIKDHVAKFTPDPRPRPRKSSLQGGAGLSTLQAAIMASESKVADWLAQNEPPLARRDAAKQGGESVQSDVGVQLRRLKGSKHVDGTQSDSENGAGLRLGRKPALEERLQAGPGRAGQGVARGREGAGPVSRKAFMIEFFDEANPRKRRSYSFSQTAPLLGEGPSPTPPSRRAPGDCAMGGVSADVASALAAVAPTASRLLLKQRSEDPSGSGRAPTSVGQQAAPADLPKSAPRPPVEKEHEDDHSDKGTYTIELEKPSHEEEEARRMIDKVFGVEGNRDSARTGRPEHLQEGAEAKPPGCSATEILPEDLVALGSSSWVSQWASLAANHTRTDPEGSGGEATALVLEKDADVSGSGQSAVCSSGHTERRRRALPQLPGEERPQLGRGPCSIGEKQDTEPQEKDRPPRPGHRGGAGAVATAGTQAKQTPALPSRPPAWEKRGEEEEKKPLVRQGSFTVEKPSAHVPQELIPRIAQGPAPPARQRSDSGGSLDTVALLRDTEAVMAFLEARLRDEGEPTPPGPADRPPPAADAASSQAARDAERKSAPKRRTLSSLHKEKSAATPSSTAREHLERRARPRPSESREPRNPAHPGPRSRRPSLDLTDDDPASSLPHSAFSSDQETGSARSHGRGPLTSSSARVPLSKPESGSALRPRPTRTSLLRRARLGEASDTDLADADRASVASEVSTTSSTSRQPAGRKAPSRIDLLAQPRRTRPGSLSARSDSEATLARGSASTRLSAETALRLGLRSGSAADAKPPARLRANSVTKLPDAKAKPTSSAHSASAAPGRWRRLPPEYASTSEDEFGSNRNAPKPGRLRPGSTLRGARLGGSTPALPGSPGGVALRHHRMRDQEEYIRDWTSHSEEIARISQDLAKDLAILAREIHDVAGEIDSVGSSGTAPSTTVSTAATTPGSAIDTREELVDRVFDESLNFRKIPPIVLTKAPEINGRPAELRLHPPDAREAQTALRRRTWNREEAVLDSLLLTSVSQLSVKIRQSMDKTAGKIRILFKDKDRNWDEIESKLQSESDMPLLKTSNKEISSILLELKRVEKQLQVINVMVDPDGTLEALTSPTLPKHSTSTGPQGPLSRNGTAQAPLTSTPAGETERDPCLRLGRLHPSGEESSASCK from the exons ATGAGCCTGACGTCCTGGTTCCTGGTGAGCAGCGGGGGCACCCGGCACCGCCTGCCCCGCGAGATGATCTTCGTGGGGAGAGACGACTGCGAGCTCATGCTGCAG TCCAGGAGTGTGGATAAGCAGCATGCCGTCATCAACTATGAGGCAGCCAGCGACCAGCACAAAGTGAAGGACTTGGGGAGCCTTAATGGG acGTTTGTGAACGACGTCAGAATCCAGGAGCAGATGTACTTCACTCTGAAGATGGACGATAAGCTGAGGTTTGGATATG ATACCAACCTGTTCACCGTGGTGCGGGGAGAGCTGCAGGTCCCAGAGGAGGCGCTGAAG CACGAGAAATTCACCAGCCAGCTCCAGCTGAGCAAGAAGCAGTCCAAAGTGGACTCGCCTAAACCAGCCAAGCCACCTGTGGCCACACCCCCTGAGAGCAAGGCTGTGGAGGGGGCCAGCGAGGGGCCGtctaaacctgcagacacccACAAGGGGGAGGACAAGATGGCAGGTGGGCAGGATGCAAAGG GGGACTTATCAACGGTGCATCGGGGGACGCCTCTGTACGGGCAGCCATCTTGGTGGGGGGATGAAGACGCTGACGATGAGAATTCCttcaaacaggaaacaaaatcaTCCAGCAAGAAGCAAGAGAATAGTGGAGCAG gcagcaTGGAGGCCCAGCGATGTGAGAACTCCAAGGATGACGGGCTCTACAGTCTGGGCTCTGAGCCCAGCTACTTTGAAATCCCCGCCAAAGAGGTGCAGAAGGCAGAGAGCAGCATCCACGAGGTCCCCACCAAGGACACCGAGGGCGTGGCCGTCGCCCCGGCAACTGCCGTAGCGCTGGCCGCCAGCGCTCCCGGCCACGCCTCTTTCACCATCGAGTTTGACAACACCTCCCCCGGGAAGGTCACCATAAAGGACCACGTGGCCAAGTTcacccccgacccccgaccccgccccagGAAGTCGTCcctgcagggcggggcggggctgagcaCGCTGCAGGCCGCCATCATGGCCTCGGAGAGCAAGGTGGCCGACTGGCTGGCCCAGAACGAGCCGCCGCTGGCCCGCCGGGATGCCGCCAAGCAGGGCGGCGAGAGCGTCCAGAGCGACGTGGGGGTGCAGCTGAGGCGGCTCAAAG gcAGTAAGCATGTGGACGGGACGCAGAGCGACTCAGAGAACGGGGCGGGGCTCCGCTTGGGCAGGAAGCCAGCGCTGGAGGAGCGGCTGCAGGCGGGCCCAGgtcgggcggggcagggcgtggccaggggccgggagggggcgggcccTGTCAGCAGGAAGGCCTTCATGATCGAGTTTTTTGACGAGGCCAATCCCCGGAAGAGGAGGTCTTACTCCTTCTCTCAGACGGCGCCTctgttgggggaggggccgagccccacgcccccctcccgccgCGCCCCCGGCGACTGCGCCATGGGCGGGGTCTCCGCAGATGTGGCCTCCGCCCTGGCCGCCGTCGCCCCCACCGCCTCCCGCCTGCTCCTCAAGCAGAGGTCCGAAGACCCCTCCGGGTCGGGACGGGCCCCCACCAGCGTGGGGCAGCAGGCGGCCCCTGCCGACCTGCCCAAatctgccccccgcccccctgtggaGAAGGAGCACGAGGATGACCACAGTGACAAGGGCACCTACACCATCGAGCTGGAGAAGCCCAGccacgaggaggaggaggctcgCCGCATGATCGATAAG GTGTTTGGGGTGGAGGGGAACCGGGACTCTGCCAGAACGGGACGTCCTGAGCACCTGCAGGAAGGAGCAGAGGCTAAACCGCCTGGCTGTAGTGCAACAGAG ATTCTTCCGGAAGACTTGGTTGCCCTGGGCAGCTCTTCCTGGGTCTCCCAGTGGGCCAGTTTAGCTGCCAATCACACAAGGACTGACCCTGAAGGTTCAGGGGGGGAGGCCACGGCCTTGGTCCTAGAGAAAG ACGCTGATGTCAGCGGGTCAGGCCAGTCTGCTGTATGCTCCAGCGGGCATACGGAGCGCAGGAGGAGGGCCCTGCCGCAGCTGCCGGGCGAGGAGAGGCCCCAGCTGGGCCGGGGCCCCTGCAGCATCGGGGAGAAGCAGGACACCGAGCCCCAGGAGAAGGACCGGCCTCCCCGGCCCGGGCACAGGGGGGGCGCCGGCGCCGTGGCGACCGCGGGGACGCAGGCGAAGCAGACCCCCGCGCTGCCGTCCAGGCCCCCCGCCTGGGAGaagcggggggaggaggaggagaagaagcccCTGGTTCGGCAGGGCAGCTTCACGGTGGAGAAGCCCTCCGCCCACGTGCCCCAGGAGCTGATCCCGCGCAtcgcccagggccccgcccccccggcccgccaGCGCAGCGACTCGGGGGGCAGCCTGGACACCGTGGCCCTGCTCCGGGACACCGAGGCCGTCATGGCCTTCCTGGAGGCCCGGCTGCGGGACGAGGGCGAGCCGACCCCCCCAGGGCCCGCggaccgcccccctcccgccgcGGACGCCGCGTCGAGCCAGGCGGCGCGGGACGCCGAGCGCAAGAGCGCCCCCAAGAGGCGCACGCTCAGTAGCCTGCACAAGGAGAAGAGCGCCGCCACGCCCAGCTCCACCGCCCGCGAGCACCTGGAGAGGAgggccaggccccgcccctccgagAGCCGGGAGCCCcgtaaccccgcccaccccggcCCCCGCTCCCGCCGGCCCTCGCTGGACCTGACGGACGACGACCCGGCCTCGTCCCTCCCCCACTCCGCCTTCTCCTCCGACCAGGAGACGGGCTCCGCCCGCTCGCACGGGCGCGGCCCGCTCACTTCCTCCTCCGCCCGCGTCCCGCTCTCCAAACCGGAGTCGGGCTCCGCCCTGcggccccgccccacccgcACCTCCCTCCTGCGGCGGGCGCGGCTGGGCGAGGCCTCGGACACGGACCTGGCGGACGCCGACCGGGCGTCGGTGGCCTCGGAGGTGTCCACCACCAGCTCCACGTCCCGGCAGCCGGCCGGCCGCAAGGCGCCGTCGCGCATCGACCTGCTGGCGCAGCCGCGCCGGACCCGGCCGGGCTCGCTGTCGGCCCGCAGCGACTCGGAGGCCACGCTCGCCCGGGGCTCCGCCTCCACCCGCCTCTCCGCCGAGACCGCCCTGCGCCTGGGGCTCCGCTCCGGCTCCGCCGCCGACGCCAAGCCGCCGGCCCGCCTGCGGGCCAACAGCGTCACCAAGCTGCCCGACGCCAAGGCCAAGCCCACGTCCTCTGCGCACAGCGCCTCCGCAG CCCCTGGCCGATGGCGGCGCCTGCCCCCAGAGTACGCCTCCACGTCCGAGGACGAGTTTGGCTCCAATCGCAACGCCCCAAAACCGGGCCGTCTGCGCCCCGGAAGCACCCTGCGGGGGGCCCGTCTGGGAGGCTccacccctgccctgcccgGCAGCCCTGGGGGCGTGGCGCTCCGACACCATCGCATGAGGGACCAGGAGGAGTACATCCGGGACTGGACCTCCCACAGTGAGGAGATCGCCAG GATCAGTCAGGACCTGGCGAAGGATCTGGCGATTTTGGCGCGCGAGATCCACGACGTGGCGGGCGAGATCGACTCGGTCGGCTCCTCCGGCACCGCGCCCAGCACCACAGTAAGCACCGCTGCGACCACGCCCGGATCCGCCATCGACACCCGCGAAGAG CTGGTGGACCGCGTGTTTGACGAAAGCCTGAACTTCAGGAAGATCCCGCCCATCGTGCTGACCAAAGCCCCCGAGATCAACGGCCGGCCGGCTGagctccgcctccacccccccgacGCCCGCGAAGCCCAGACCGCCTTGCGCCGCCGAACCTGGAACCGGGAGGAG GCTGTGTTGGACAGTTTGCTGCTGACGTCAGTTTCCCAGCTCTCTGTAAAAATCCGCCAATCTATGGACAAAACAGCGGGCAAAATAAG GATATTGTTTAAGGACAAAGACCGGAACTGGGATGAAATCGAAAGCAAGCTCCAGTCCGAGAGTGACATGCCGCTTCTCAAAACATCCAACAAG GAGATCTCCTCCATTCTGCTGGAGCTGAAGAGGGTGGAGAAGCAGCTTCAGG TAATCAACGTCATGGTGGATCCGGACGGCACTCTGGAGGCCCTGACGAGCCCCACCCTGCCCAAACACAGCACCAGCAccggcccccaggggcccctcTCGAGGAATGGCACGGCACAGGCCCCCCTGACCTCCACCCCCGCCGGGGAGACGGAACGGGACCCCTGTCTCAGACTGGGCCGCCTGCACCCGAGCGGAGAGGAGAGCTCTGCCTCTTGCAAGTGA